In one Modestobacter sp. L9-4 genomic region, the following are encoded:
- a CDS encoding lipopolysaccharide biosynthesis protein: MSAELPSSTAVAGDGPGAAPAAAPGGPAAVLRGALGTLRTGGFPDLFIAQVVPLGVTFVLTLVSAALLGPERRGVLTFLMTGALLAGALAYGSLHVPVVEDLRRGDRSSLRHGVRLVAGFAGLLATAGVVLVVAGRAASTGDGHPHTVSTGWALLGGALVVCQLFANRVLQGLGRDRAYQVTIVVQSVLYLLAAAAVLATTRSPMLVYGAWALSVVAGLAVASTQLVRHLREHVVVAPAGTPARTWPAFLRSATANNVGSIGQMVMLRADVLVVGVVLGPTAAGVYGIALSLTELALIVPEALALSVFSGRARLSEDSWAGQLRCTVRLNAAVGCLAAVCIAGAAVVLSLGPLSDYRGLVPLVLVVLPGVLFAGYSRVALSALQALGRHSAVATFGVLAVLLSVGYLPGAWLGGTTGTAAVSTAAYVGTALYLRTSLRSALRGGEDR, encoded by the coding sequence GTGAGCGCCGAGCTGCCGTCGTCGACGGCGGTGGCCGGGGACGGACCGGGAGCCGCTCCCGCGGCGGCACCGGGCGGCCCGGCTGCGGTGCTGCGCGGGGCGCTGGGGACGCTGCGGACCGGCGGCTTCCCCGACCTGTTCATCGCCCAGGTCGTGCCGCTCGGCGTCACGTTCGTGCTGACCCTGGTCTCCGCCGCCCTGCTCGGCCCCGAGCGGCGCGGCGTGCTGACCTTCCTGATGACCGGTGCGCTCCTGGCCGGCGCGCTCGCCTACGGCAGCCTGCACGTGCCCGTGGTCGAGGACCTGCGCCGCGGGGACCGCAGCTCGCTGCGGCACGGCGTCCGGCTGGTCGCCGGCTTCGCGGGCCTCCTGGCCACGGCCGGCGTCGTGCTGGTCGTCGCGGGCCGGGCGGCCTCCACCGGCGACGGGCACCCGCACACGGTCTCCACCGGGTGGGCCCTCCTGGGCGGCGCGCTGGTGGTCTGCCAGCTGTTCGCCAACCGGGTGCTGCAGGGCCTGGGGCGCGACCGCGCCTACCAGGTGACGATCGTCGTGCAGAGCGTGCTCTACCTGCTGGCCGCCGCGGCGGTGCTGGCGACCACGCGGTCCCCGATGCTGGTCTACGGCGCCTGGGCGCTGTCGGTGGTCGCCGGCCTGGCGGTCGCATCGACCCAGCTGGTCCGCCACCTGCGGGAGCACGTGGTCGTCGCCCCCGCCGGCACGCCGGCCCGGACCTGGCCGGCGTTCCTGCGCTCGGCCACCGCCAACAACGTCGGCAGCATCGGCCAGATGGTCATGCTCCGGGCCGACGTGCTCGTCGTCGGCGTCGTCCTCGGCCCGACGGCCGCCGGCGTCTACGGCATCGCCCTCTCCCTGACGGAGCTGGCGCTCATCGTCCCGGAGGCCCTGGCGCTGTCGGTCTTCTCCGGCCGCGCACGGCTGTCGGAGGACAGCTGGGCGGGTCAGCTCCGGTGCACCGTCCGCCTCAACGCCGCCGTCGGCTGCCTGGCCGCCGTCTGCATCGCCGGAGCCGCCGTCGTGCTGTCGCTCGGACCGCTGTCGGACTACCGGGGCCTGGTGCCGCTCGTGCTGGTCGTGCTGCCCGGCGTCCTCTTCGCCGGCTACTCGCGGGTCGCGCTCAGCGCGCTGCAGGCCCTCGGCCGGCACTCGGCGGTGGCGACCTTCGGCGTCCTGGCCGTGCTGCTGTCCGTGGGCTACCTGCCCGGGGCGTGGCTGGGCGGCACCACCGGAACCGCCGCCGTCTCCACCGCCGCCTACGTCGGGACGGCGCTGTACCTGCGCACCAGCCTGCGCTCAGCACTGCGAGGAGGCGAGGACCGGTGA
- a CDS encoding polysaccharide biosynthesis tyrosine autokinase, protein MELRDARRALRARWWSPVLGVVVGLAVAALVLARTAPTWSSTTSVFVDATEVGDLAEAHAAELFAMQRLASYVELADSERLVRGVVDDLGLDETPAEVASRIRVEPVADSVVLRMTVTDSTPERARQLAAAVAAEFTEQATALEQPPGVVESVVRVTTIQPATLASEPVGPDVARVLSLGGGLGLLLGALLVLVPTRVRRTVGSTEDVRTVTGAAPLATLLADPRPGDPPPSATPAPGSPDAAALRRLRAQLRLGHGDTPPRVVVVTGGTAGGTRSTLALRLALSLAEEGSRVVLVEADLHAPALAGTLGLPDGPGLGDVLAGTVELESALRPWGDGTLTVLPAGATPPGLAAASPAEGTAALLTRLRTRADVVLVDATPLSVADAVELGEVADGILLESRFEVTPREQLAEAARALADTPAGLLGAVLTGVPARAARVHRLLVPYAPDRAVTVTPTPAHVPSPPAAPAERPAGGADRVGPLPAVSPEPS, encoded by the coding sequence GTGGAACTGCGGGACGCGCGACGGGCGCTGCGTGCCCGATGGTGGTCCCCCGTCCTCGGGGTCGTCGTCGGCCTGGCGGTGGCCGCGCTGGTCCTGGCGCGGACGGCCCCCACCTGGTCGTCGACCACGAGCGTCTTCGTCGACGCCACGGAGGTCGGCGACCTGGCCGAGGCGCACGCCGCCGAGCTGTTCGCCATGCAGCGGCTGGCCTCCTACGTCGAGCTGGCCGACAGCGAGCGGCTCGTCCGCGGGGTCGTCGACGACCTGGGGCTCGACGAGACCCCCGCCGAGGTCGCCTCCCGCATCCGGGTCGAGCCGGTCGCGGACAGCGTCGTCCTGCGGATGACGGTCACCGACAGCACGCCCGAGCGCGCCCGGCAGCTGGCCGCAGCGGTCGCCGCCGAGTTCACCGAGCAGGCCACCGCACTGGAGCAGCCCCCCGGCGTCGTGGAGTCCGTGGTGCGGGTGACGACGATCCAGCCGGCGACGCTGGCGAGCGAGCCGGTCGGGCCCGACGTCGCCCGCGTCCTCTCGCTCGGCGGTGGGCTGGGCCTGCTGCTGGGCGCCCTGCTGGTGCTGGTGCCCACCCGCGTCCGGCGGACCGTCGGCAGCACCGAGGACGTCCGCACGGTCACCGGCGCCGCGCCGCTGGCCACCCTCCTGGCCGACCCCCGGCCCGGCGACCCACCGCCCTCGGCGACGCCCGCCCCTGGCTCCCCCGACGCGGCGGCGCTGCGCCGGCTGCGCGCGCAGCTCCGGCTCGGGCACGGGGACACCCCGCCCCGGGTGGTGGTCGTGACCGGGGGGACGGCGGGTGGGACCCGCTCCACCCTGGCGCTCCGGCTGGCGCTGTCGCTGGCCGAGGAGGGCAGCCGGGTGGTGCTGGTGGAGGCCGACCTGCACGCGCCCGCCCTGGCCGGGACCCTCGGGCTGCCCGACGGCCCCGGCCTCGGCGACGTGCTGGCCGGCACCGTCGAGCTGGAGAGCGCACTGCGGCCGTGGGGCGACGGGACGCTGACCGTCCTGCCCGCCGGGGCGACGCCGCCGGGCCTCGCTGCGGCCTCCCCCGCCGAGGGCACCGCCGCGCTGCTGACCCGGCTGCGCACCCGGGCGGACGTCGTCCTCGTCGACGCGACGCCGCTGTCGGTGGCCGACGCCGTGGAGCTGGGCGAGGTGGCCGACGGGATCCTGCTGGAGAGCCGGTTCGAGGTCACGCCCCGCGAGCAGCTGGCCGAGGCCGCACGGGCGCTGGCCGACACCCCGGCCGGGCTGCTCGGGGCGGTGCTGACCGGTGTGCCGGCCCGGGCCGCGCGCGTGCACCGGCTGCTCGTCCCCTACGCGCCGGACCGGGCCGTCACCGTCACGCCCACCCCGGCGCACGTGCCCTCCCCTCCCGCCGCACCGGCCGAGCGGCCGGCCGGGGGCGCGGACCGGGTGGGCCCGCTGCCGGCGGTCTCGCCGGAGCCGTCGTGA
- a CDS encoding OmpA family protein has protein sequence MRGTPRPGRWAAAVLSLAVVGSAAACAVPAAATEPSGALVVVVGGRSNAAPPVLSGAAASARDLAVAQQSVFSLVVADGAPYAPELPRSLTADAADAGEREEQYAANRGLVDAAVTGARARAPESDLLTAIDLGVQTVGTPTGLRTLVLVDSGLATAGALDLTAPGMLDADPRQVADTLADFSRLPDLRGWSVVLQGLGDTAPPQEPLDAARRTQLASIWTAVLERSGATVVQRGDDRLVGVPESSLPPVEPVTVDPGMRCTGEVLTLTGGPLAFRPGEPALLDRAAATQLLRPYAEQLIARPELIAEVFGTSPAVGEAAVDRQVSEDRAQEVAYVLIDLGVPVPQLHVLGLGSEFAGRVPDRDDTGHLLPGAAALNRTIRIDFTEPIECV, from the coding sequence GTGAGGGGCACCCCGCGCCCGGGCCGGTGGGCAGCCGCCGTGCTCTCGCTCGCCGTGGTGGGCAGTGCGGCCGCGTGCGCCGTCCCGGCGGCGGCGACCGAGCCGAGCGGAGCGCTCGTGGTCGTGGTCGGCGGGCGGTCCAACGCGGCGCCTCCGGTGCTGTCCGGCGCCGCCGCCTCGGCCCGGGACCTCGCGGTCGCCCAGCAGTCGGTGTTCTCCCTCGTCGTCGCCGACGGGGCGCCCTACGCCCCGGAGCTGCCGAGGTCGCTGACCGCCGACGCGGCGGACGCCGGGGAACGCGAGGAGCAGTACGCGGCCAACCGGGGCCTGGTCGACGCGGCGGTCACGGGAGCGCGGGCGCGCGCACCGGAGAGCGACCTGCTCACGGCCATCGACCTCGGCGTCCAGACGGTCGGCACGCCGACCGGGCTCCGCACGCTCGTCCTGGTCGACTCCGGCCTGGCCACCGCCGGGGCGCTCGACCTCACCGCGCCCGGCATGCTCGACGCCGACCCCCGCCAGGTCGCCGACACCCTCGCCGACTTCAGCCGGCTGCCCGACCTGCGTGGCTGGTCGGTCGTGCTCCAGGGCCTCGGGGACACCGCGCCGCCGCAGGAACCGCTCGACGCAGCCCGCCGCACGCAGCTCGCCTCCATCTGGACCGCCGTCCTCGAGCGGTCGGGGGCCACCGTCGTCCAGCGCGGTGACGACCGGCTGGTCGGCGTCCCGGAGTCGTCCCTGCCGCCGGTCGAGCCGGTGACCGTCGACCCCGGCATGCGCTGCACCGGTGAGGTGCTCACCCTGACCGGCGGGCCGCTGGCCTTCCGGCCGGGTGAGCCGGCCCTGCTGGACCGGGCCGCGGCGACGCAGCTGCTGCGCCCCTACGCCGAGCAGCTCATCGCCCGCCCGGAGCTGATCGCGGAGGTGTTCGGCACGTCCCCCGCGGTGGGCGAGGCCGCCGTGGACCGCCAGGTCAGCGAGGACCGGGCCCAGGAGGTGGCCTACGTCCTCATCGACCTCGGTGTGCCTGTCCCACAGCTGCACGTGCTCGGCCTGGGCAGCGAGTTCGCGGGCCGGGTGCCCGACCGGGACGACACCGGGCACCTCCTGCCGGGGGCCGCGGCCCTCAACCGCACGATCCGGATCGACTTCACCGAGCCCATCGAGTGTGTCTGA
- a CDS encoding glycosyltransferase, whose product MTAPGPSTADVSTAAVLPRIAVGSSYGPAGASTRVRVLEWLRFLGLEAEQVLQYMGTPNVRPGTLLRRPLEVVRAERRLRRTGHGPGWERLLISRSLGPFTRGRVEADLLRRSGWGVFDFDDALFADDRGGVHRVFGEAAGWSTAVRAADLVIAGNELLAEGAARLNPEVRVIPSCVEPDAYPRKQDYGVGAVPRVIWAGSPSTEPYLAHVTPALLEVHRRTGARLTVVSSGDRSLGDLEVMADRVAWAGRETDALLASADCGIMPLPDIPFTRGKCAYKLLQYGAAGLPSVATPVGVNARVLEHFGAPAATGTDEWVDALLTVLQEPESARRARGDAARRAVEEHYSYTAWRGAFLEALHLPADTGPGVTSDTADVTTGPGGGP is encoded by the coding sequence ATGACCGCACCTGGACCGAGCACCGCCGACGTGAGCACCGCCGCCGTCCTGCCCCGGATCGCCGTCGGCTCCTCCTACGGGCCGGCCGGGGCCAGCACCCGGGTCCGGGTGCTGGAGTGGCTGCGGTTCCTCGGCCTGGAGGCCGAGCAGGTGCTGCAGTACATGGGCACGCCGAACGTCCGACCGGGGACGCTGCTGCGCCGACCCCTGGAGGTCGTGCGGGCGGAGCGACGGCTGCGCCGGACCGGCCACGGGCCGGGCTGGGAGCGGCTGCTCATCTCGCGCTCGCTGGGCCCGTTCACCCGCGGCCGGGTGGAGGCCGACCTGCTCCGGCGCTCCGGCTGGGGGGTGTTCGACTTCGACGACGCCCTGTTCGCCGACGACCGTGGCGGGGTGCACCGCGTCTTCGGCGAGGCCGCCGGCTGGTCGACGGCGGTGCGCGCGGCGGACCTGGTCATCGCGGGCAACGAGCTGCTCGCCGAGGGGGCTGCCCGGCTGAACCCCGAGGTGCGGGTCATCCCCAGCTGCGTGGAACCGGATGCCTACCCGCGGAAGCAGGACTACGGCGTCGGGGCGGTCCCGCGGGTCATCTGGGCGGGGTCGCCGTCGACCGAGCCCTACCTCGCCCACGTCACCCCCGCCCTCCTCGAGGTGCACCGCCGGACGGGGGCGCGGCTCACGGTGGTCAGCTCGGGCGACCGCTCGCTCGGCGACCTGGAGGTGATGGCCGACCGCGTCGCGTGGGCCGGCCGGGAGACCGACGCCCTCCTCGCCTCCGCCGACTGCGGGATCATGCCGCTGCCCGACATCCCCTTCACCCGGGGCAAGTGCGCCTACAAGCTGCTGCAGTACGGCGCGGCCGGGCTGCCCTCGGTGGCCACCCCGGTCGGCGTCAACGCCCGGGTCCTCGAGCACTTCGGCGCCCCCGCGGCCACCGGCACCGACGAGTGGGTGGACGCCCTGCTGACCGTCCTGCAGGAACCGGAGTCCGCCCGCCGCGCGCGGGGCGACGCCGCCCGCCGGGCGGTCGAGGAGCACTACAGCTACACCGCGTGGCGGGGCGCGTTCCTCGAGGCGCTGCACCTGCCCGCCGACACCGGTCCCGGGGTCACGTCGGACACCGCCGACGTGACGACCGGGCCGGGCGGAGGACCGTGA
- a CDS encoding right-handed parallel beta-helix repeat-containing protein, with protein MLARTALAVVTAVLAGTGLFLLTGGPGEDGGQPPPYAAAPSSVAPAVPSPPAPRAGAPGTGTPATPGAVDVRSFGATGDGVTDDAPALRRALAEASDVHVPAGTYLLGSYATPRDDVVGADFVFQLRDGQTVTADPGAVLVMADGVMAASSAEWGGNVFLGDSVTDVRLSGLTIDLNGAGNLVPAGRTITGYGLYLYGAQDVTVDGVTMRDTPGQNYVVDQGGGSRIAVRDSTFLNGGTSVPGNSHQDDFSALYFTSSDVSVERIVVDHDQQPAGFSGGVELHGPREAVTGSVVSDSWPAVYIGPDAASDLQLQDQVTVSGNRFLDCGRGVVFNALGTGDIEGVDITGNEFRMASFAAFGGEPTRAVDQDMPPDGNWTYHHLITGLTVRGNTVTGDGGWSDAVVRLSQVHGATITGNRFDGVVGSALVLYSSPWATTDVVFSGNDVTWRPSRGAPLVALSFDGSSTQPQRPAFDARAVTVADNRVRVTGDGTGSCGVYAEWPEAAEVQDVEVRGNDLPGVGQRTCGPQAGELAGGS; from the coding sequence GTGCTCGCCCGGACCGCTCTCGCCGTGGTGACCGCGGTCCTGGCGGGGACCGGCCTGTTCCTGCTCACCGGCGGCCCCGGCGAGGACGGGGGACAGCCGCCGCCGTACGCGGCCGCGCCGTCGTCCGTCGCGCCGGCGGTCCCGTCACCGCCGGCCCCGCGCGCCGGCGCACCGGGCACCGGCACGCCCGCGACACCGGGCGCGGTCGACGTCCGGTCCTTCGGCGCCACCGGCGACGGCGTGACCGACGACGCCCCGGCGTTGCGGCGGGCGCTGGCCGAGGCGAGCGACGTCCACGTGCCCGCCGGCACCTACCTGCTGGGCTCCTACGCCACCCCGCGGGACGACGTCGTCGGCGCGGACTTCGTGTTCCAGTTGCGCGACGGGCAGACCGTCACCGCCGACCCCGGCGCCGTCCTGGTCATGGCCGACGGCGTCATGGCCGCGTCCAGCGCCGAGTGGGGCGGGAACGTCTTCCTCGGCGACTCGGTCACCGACGTGCGGCTGTCCGGGCTGACGATCGACCTCAACGGCGCGGGCAACCTCGTCCCCGCCGGGCGGACCATCACCGGGTACGGCCTCTACCTGTACGGGGCGCAGGACGTCACCGTCGACGGCGTCACCATGCGCGACACCCCGGGGCAGAACTACGTCGTCGACCAGGGCGGCGGGAGCCGGATCGCGGTGCGGGACTCCACGTTCCTCAACGGCGGCACCTCGGTGCCGGGCAACTCCCACCAGGACGACTTCTCCGCGCTCTACTTCACCTCCTCCGACGTCTCGGTCGAGCGGATCGTCGTCGACCACGACCAGCAGCCGGCCGGCTTCAGTGGCGGCGTCGAGCTGCACGGCCCGCGCGAGGCCGTCACCGGCAGCGTCGTCAGCGACAGCTGGCCGGCCGTCTACATCGGTCCCGACGCCGCCTCGGACCTGCAGCTGCAGGACCAGGTCACCGTCTCCGGCAACCGGTTCCTCGACTGCGGCCGCGGGGTGGTGTTCAACGCGCTGGGCACCGGGGACATCGAGGGCGTCGACATCACCGGCAACGAGTTCCGGATGGCCTCCTTCGCGGCGTTCGGAGGCGAGCCCACCCGCGCCGTCGACCAGGACATGCCCCCCGACGGCAACTGGACCTACCACCACCTCATCACCGGGCTCACCGTCCGCGGCAACACGGTCACCGGTGACGGCGGGTGGAGCGACGCGGTCGTGCGCCTCTCCCAGGTCCACGGGGCGACCATCACCGGCAACCGCTTCGACGGCGTCGTCGGGTCGGCTCTGGTGCTCTACAGCTCGCCGTGGGCCACGACCGACGTCGTGTTCTCCGGCAACGACGTGACGTGGCGGCCCAGCCGCGGGGCGCCGCTGGTGGCGCTGTCCTTCGACGGCAGCTCCACCCAGCCGCAGCGTCCGGCCTTCGACGCCCGCGCCGTCACCGTGGCGGACAACAGGGTCCGGGTGACCGGGGACGGCACGGGGTCCTGCGGGGTCTACGCGGAGTGGCCGGAGGCGGCCGAGGTCCAGGACGTCGAGGTCCGGGGCAACGACCTGCCGGGGGTGGGGCAGAGGACGTGCGGTCCCCAGGCCGGGGAGCTCGCCGGCGGCTCCTGA
- a CDS encoding class I SAM-dependent methyltransferase: MTSTALWKTKQATRRLTTAWGRSGSRGLATEGLRLAGELRGIPVALTRELVFDLRHGTRTRGFVRNEDHVAARSVGGDPTFYQPIGLRPLGEALATVPVDRAGSTLVDLGAGRGRAVLLAAEAGFGRVVGVELDEHLAAEAQENIRRWRRRAGQGATADVRVVHGDAATEPLPSGPLVVMMFNPFGATTLELVLRSLRSARRGDPDPVWVVYVNPVHDAVFATLPGATTHARGRDWVVHRLAPADD, from the coding sequence GTGACCTCCACCGCCCTGTGGAAGACGAAGCAGGCCACGCGACGGCTGACCACCGCCTGGGGGCGCAGCGGGAGCCGGGGGCTGGCCACGGAGGGCCTGCGGCTGGCCGGGGAACTGCGCGGCATCCCGGTGGCCCTCACCCGGGAGCTGGTCTTCGACCTGCGGCACGGCACCCGCACCCGCGGCTTCGTGCGCAACGAGGACCACGTCGCCGCCCGCTCGGTGGGCGGTGACCCGACCTTCTACCAGCCCATCGGGCTGCGTCCGCTGGGCGAGGCGCTGGCCACCGTCCCGGTCGACCGGGCCGGCAGCACCCTGGTCGACCTCGGTGCCGGACGGGGACGGGCGGTGCTGCTGGCCGCCGAGGCCGGCTTCGGCCGCGTGGTCGGCGTCGAGCTCGACGAGCACCTCGCCGCCGAGGCGCAGGAGAACATCCGGCGCTGGCGGCGGCGGGCCGGGCAGGGTGCGACGGCCGACGTCCGGGTCGTCCACGGCGACGCCGCGACCGAGCCGCTGCCGTCGGGACCGCTGGTGGTGATGATGTTCAACCCCTTCGGTGCCACCACGCTCGAGCTCGTCCTGCGGTCCCTGCGCAGCGCCCGCCGGGGCGACCCGGACCCGGTCTGGGTCGTCTACGTCAACCCCGTGCACGACGCGGTGTTCGCGACCCTCCCGGGCGCCACGACCCACGCCCGGGGCCGCGACTGGGTGGTCCACCGGCTCGCCCCTGCGGACGACTGA
- a CDS encoding sugar transferase → MSLTVSHGLHPRGPLPLTKTALDRLGAAVLLLLAAPWMAALAVVLWSHDDGPVLHREARLGQWDRPFHLLRFRVTGPGLTTGRVGALLQRTCLDELPQLINVLRGEMSLVGPRAEAPGHARPHGTTLARSALRPGLTGLGALARGRADEDTSAVVDRYLREWSLGLDLLILGRALGRAVRGPVD, encoded by the coding sequence GTGTCCCTGACCGTCTCCCACGGCCTGCACCCGCGCGGACCACTGCCCCTCACCAAGACCGCCCTCGACCGCCTGGGCGCCGCCGTCCTGCTGCTCCTGGCTGCGCCGTGGATGGCCGCGCTGGCGGTCGTCCTGTGGAGCCACGACGACGGCCCGGTCCTCCACCGGGAAGCGCGACTGGGCCAGTGGGACCGCCCGTTCCACCTGCTCCGCTTCCGCGTCACCGGCCCGGGCCTCACCACCGGCCGGGTCGGCGCGCTGCTGCAGCGGACCTGTCTGGACGAGCTGCCCCAGCTGATCAACGTGCTGCGCGGCGAGATGTCCCTGGTCGGCCCCCGCGCGGAGGCCCCGGGGCACGCCCGTCCGCACGGGACGACCCTGGCGCGCTCGGCCCTGCGGCCCGGCCTGACCGGTCTCGGTGCGCTCGCCCGGGGGCGGGCGGACGAGGACACCTCGGCCGTCGTCGACCGCTACCTGCGCGAGTGGTCGCTCGGCCTGGACCTGCTCATCCTCGGGCGGGCCCTCGGGCGGGCCGTGCGGGGCCCGGTCGACTGA